From the genome of Bradyrhizobium sp. SZCCHNS1050, one region includes:
- a CDS encoding DUF1254 domain-containing protein → MNSSAGQEGISLHRRCLLTTALGAGLGTALSSTRSEAAGPLLRALGDLKGDVEEELAYVLALECYVYGFPLVMMDATRAVMTATSKSEQYKAPVNQFGRMRTYVDPDFKDCVRISVNSLWAFSFIDLDKEPFVYSQPDTQGRYIIMQALNMWTDDFASAGSRTTGTGAGNFLIAGPKWNGVAPNGIKQTFRSTTRYASVLVQIACDSPKEFVAINKLQDELQLTPLSAWGKSYTPPSDVPIDTSVDTTATPYDQVRLMTGEMFFKRLAAALKDNPPYPDDAKTIDKLKRIGIEVGKDFEPSKLDPAVLRGINRAPAEVWYKLETGPYTAPTVNGWQGALNIGRFGTDYTTRAFIAWFGLGALTSDDAVYPTAFVDGDGNVLDGAAKYVLHLEKDEIFPSEAGVWSVSPYRENFYVRNAINRYGITSAMPIKYNPDGSLDIYIQAQSPGADKETNWLPCPPSLPFNLSVRVYQPKTALKDGTFKIPPVRRVRDT, encoded by the coding sequence ATGAATTCATCTGCTGGACAGGAAGGCATTTCGCTTCATCGCCGCTGCCTGCTCACGACCGCACTCGGTGCCGGGCTGGGCACAGCCTTGTCATCCACAAGAAGCGAGGCGGCCGGCCCGCTGCTGCGCGCACTCGGCGACCTGAAGGGCGATGTCGAGGAAGAACTGGCGTATGTTCTTGCGTTGGAATGCTATGTCTACGGCTTTCCGCTTGTCATGATGGACGCAACCCGAGCGGTGATGACTGCCACGTCGAAGTCCGAACAGTATAAAGCGCCTGTCAACCAGTTCGGCAGGATGCGGACTTATGTCGATCCGGATTTCAAAGACTGCGTCCGCATCAGCGTCAACTCCCTCTGGGCGTTTTCATTCATCGACCTGGACAAGGAGCCGTTCGTCTATTCTCAGCCCGACACTCAGGGGCGATACATCATCATGCAGGCGCTCAACATGTGGACCGACGATTTCGCCTCGGCGGGCAGTCGGACGACCGGAACTGGCGCCGGAAACTTCCTGATCGCCGGCCCCAAATGGAACGGTGTTGCGCCCAATGGCATCAAGCAAACGTTCCGATCGACGACGCGCTACGCATCTGTTCTGGTCCAGATCGCATGCGACAGCCCCAAGGAGTTCGTTGCAATCAACAAGCTGCAGGATGAATTGCAACTGACGCCGCTCAGCGCCTGGGGCAAGTCCTACACGCCACCCTCCGATGTGCCGATCGACACCAGTGTCGATACAACGGCGACGCCGTACGATCAGGTGCGGCTCATGACCGGCGAGATGTTCTTCAAGCGCCTCGCCGCTGCGTTGAAGGACAACCCGCCTTACCCTGACGACGCCAAGACTATCGACAAGCTCAAGCGCATCGGGATCGAGGTCGGCAAGGACTTTGAACCGTCCAAGCTCGATCCGGCCGTTCTGCGGGGGATCAACCGGGCGCCGGCCGAGGTCTGGTACAAGCTGGAAACAGGCCCCTACACTGCGCCGACCGTGAACGGCTGGCAGGGCGCGCTGAATATCGGTCGCTTCGGTACCGACTACACCACGCGGGCATTCATCGCCTGGTTTGGATTGGGGGCGCTGACGTCGGACGATGCGGTCTATCCAACCGCCTTTGTCGATGGCGACGGCAACGTGCTGGACGGCGCGGCGAAGTATGTTCTCCATCTGGAGAAGGACGAGATATTCCCATCCGAAGCTGGGGTCTGGTCGGTCTCGCCCTATCGCGAGAATTTCTATGTTCGGAACGCGATCAACCGCTACGGCATCACTTCGGCGATGCCGATCAAATACAATCCAGACGGCTCGCTCGATATCTACATCCAGGCGCAATCACCAGGCGCCGACAAGGAAACGAATTGGCTTCCGTGTCCGCCGAGCCTGCCCTTCAATCTCAGCGTCAGGGTCTATCAGCCCAAGACTGCCCTTAAGGATGGCACGTTCAAGATCCCGCCCGTCCGGCGCGTTCGCGACACCTGA